Proteins encoded in a region of the Quercus lobata isolate SW786 chromosome 8, ValleyOak3.0 Primary Assembly, whole genome shotgun sequence genome:
- the LOC115957903 gene encoding transcription factor PAR2, giving the protein MSSALGIISMESTHETQRPTPTFLEMGHAGVVHEALPSFQTSKKKLETTKHIRSTRRKRGQDMMKSQDKEDLDAVGAGDEVIVCEDDEKAEVARKIEALQRIVPGGESLGVDNLFEETAGYIMTLQYQVKALRALATFFERLDKEKTKLGG; this is encoded by the coding sequence aTGAGCTCAGCCCTGGGCATCATATCCATGGAAAGTACTCATGAAACCCAAAGACCCACACCCACATTTCTAGAGATGGGTCATGCAGGAGTAGTGCACGAGGCTCTACCCAGTTTTCAAACAAGTAAGAAGAAGCTTGAGACGACAAAGCACATAAGAAGTACCAGAAGAAAGCGAGGACAAGACATGATGAAGTCTCAGGACAAGGAAGACTTGGATGCAGTTGGTGCTGGTGATGAGGTTATTGTGTGTGAAGATGATGAGAAGGCAGAGGTGGCGAGAAAGATTGAGGCATTGCAGAGGATAGTGCCTGGAGGTGAGTCACTTGGTGTGGACAATCTCTTCGAAGAGACTGCTGGTTATATAATGACTTTGCAGTACCAAGTCAAAGCCTTGAGAGCTCTTGCTACTTTCTTTGAGAGGTTGGACAAGGAAAAGACCAAGCTTGGGGGTTGA
- the LOC115954832 gene encoding mitogen-activated protein kinase 20 translates to MQQDQRKKNSTEMDFFSEYGDANRYKIQEVIGKGSYGVVCSAIDTHTGEKVAIKKIHDIFEHISDAARILREIKLLRLLRHPDIVEIKHIMLPPSRRDFKDIYVVFELMESDLHQVIKANDDLTREHYQFFLYQLLRALKYIHTANVYHRDLKPKNILANANCKLKICDFGLARVAFSDTPTTIFWTDYVATRWYRAPELCGSFFSKYTPAIDIWSIGCIFAEVLTGKPLFPGKNVVHQLDLMTDLLGTPSLDTISRVRNEKARRYLTSMRKKQLVPFEQKFPNADPLALRLLERLLAFDPKDRPTAEEALADPYFKGLAKVEREPSCQPITKMEFEFERRRVTKEDIRELIFREILEYHPQLLKDYMNGTERTNFLYPSAVDQFRKQFAYLEENGGKSGPVIPLERKHVSLPRSTIVHSNAIPPKEQPYIPPYKDRQTGEEAYNKNSRDTDGISMNVMRSMQASQRIPLAKPGKVVGPVVPYENGNGKDAYDPRTVIRNAVLPPQAVPPAYYYRKSSNGNQERSVTESQRDLSSQVKQAPQCGMAAKLAPEIAINIDNNPFFMTRAGVTKVEHMDDRIGIETNLLQAKAQYGGISAASAAAATAATHRKVGTVQYGMTRMY, encoded by the exons ATGCAGCAAGATCAGAGGAAAAAG AATTCAACTGAGATGGACTTTTTCTCCGAATATGGTGATGCCAATAGATACAAAATTCAGGAAGTTATTGGAAAAGGAAGTTATGGCGTTGTTTGCTCAGCAATTGACACTCATACTGGTGAAAAAGTGGCAATAAAGAAAATACATGATATATTTGAACACATATCTGATGCTGCGCGTATTCTTCGTGAGATAAAGCTGCTCAGACTTCTACGACATCCTGATATTGTTGAAATTAAACACATTATGCTTCCACCCTCTAGAAGGGACTTCAAAGATATTTATGTTGTTTTTGAGCTCATGGAATCAGATCTTCATCAAGTCATCAAAGCCAATGATGACCTGACACGAGAACACTATCAGTTTTTCCTATACCAGCTACTTCGTGCCTTGAAGTATATTCACACTG CAAACGTCTACCATCGAGATTTAAAACCGAAGAATATATTGGCAAATGCAAACTGTAAACTTAAAATCTGTGATTTTGGTTTAGCAAGAGTCGCATTCAGTGATACACCTACAACAATATTTTGGACG GACTATGTTGCTACAAGATGGTATAGAGCTCCAGAGCTTTGTGGATCATTTTTCTCGAAG TATACACCTGCAATTGATATATGGAGTATAGGCTGCATATTTGCCGAGGTATTAACTGGGAAGCCACTTTTTCCTGGAAAAAATGTTGTACATCAGCTGGATTTGATGACTGATCTGCTTGGGACACCTTCATTAGATACCATTTCTCGG GTTCGTAATGAGAAGGCAAGGAGATACTTAACTAGCATGAGGAAAAAGCAGCTTGTGccatttgaacaaaaattcCCAAATGCCGATCCTTTAGCATTACGACTATTGGAAAGATTGCTTGCCTTTGATCCAAAGGACCGGCCTACAGCTGAAGAG GCATTGGCTgatccttacttcaagggaCTGGCAAAAGTTGAGAGGGAGCCTTCCTGCCAGCCTATTACAAAGATGGAATTTGAATTTGAGAGGCGAAGGGTCACAAAGGAGGATATACGGGAACTAATTTTCCGAGAGATACTAGAGTACCATCCTCAACTACTGAAAGACTACATGAATGGGACTGAAAGGACTAATTTTCTCTATCCAAG TGCTGTTGATCAATTTCGAAAACAGTTTGCATATCTTGAGGAAAATGGTGGTAAGAGTGGGCCAGTAATTCCACTTGAAAGAAAGCACGTGTCCCTTCCTAG GTCTACAATTGTACACTCGAATGCAATCCCTCCCAAAGAACAACCATACATCCCTCCCTACAAAGATCGCCAAACTGGAGAGGAGGCTTACAACAAAAATTCCAGAGATACAGATGGAATATCTATGAATGTAATGAGGAGCATGCAGGCATCACAGAGGATTCCACTAG CCAAACCTGGAAAAGTTGTTGGGCCAGTTGTACCATACGAGAATGGAAACGGCAAGGATGCCTACGACCCAAGAACGGTAATCAGAAATGCAGTCCTGCCTCCTCAGGCAGTCCCTCCTGCATATTATTATCGCAAATCTAGCAATGGAAATCAAGAAAGATCTGTGACAGAATCTCAAAGGGACTTGTCCTCGCAAGTCAAACAAGCCCCTCAATGTGGCATGGCTGCCAAATTAGCACCGGAGATTGCTATCAACATCGATAACAACCCCTTTTTTATGACAAGGGCAGGAGTGACCAAGGTAGAACACATGGATGATCGAATAGGTATAGAAACAAACTTGCTTCAGGCAAAGGCTCAATATGGTGGGATTAGTGCTGCTTCTGCAGCTGCTGCAACTGCAGCTACCCACAGAAAGGTTGGGACTGTTCAATATGGTATGACGAGGATGTATTAA